One genomic region from Bacillus sp. SLBN-46 encodes:
- the hisD gene encoding histidinol dehydrogenase: MKILKVSEQISIKRSIESGTTEQVAIVKGIIQEIRTRGDEALREYTEKFDRVNLSSFSVTEGEIETAYQKVDEGFVSIVREAAENIRSFHEKQLRPSWMTTEENGTILGQKITALDSVGVYVPGGTAAYPSSVLMNVIPAKVAGVKRIVMVSPPDSEGNLPPAVLVAAKEAGVEEIYKVGGAQAIAALAYGTESITSVDKITGPGNIFVALAKREVFGDVDIDMIAGPSEIAILADETARADEIAADLLSQAEHDPRACSVLVTPSMSLAEEVAEEVEKQLGVLPRKEIAAHSIADYGAIYVTTDLDEAVETVNQLAPEHLEVMTENAMELLGKIRHAGAIFIGRYSSEPVGDYFAGPNHVLPTNGTARFSSPLNVDDFQKKSSVIVYSKKALTDNAAKIAEFARMEGLEAHARAVEIRLINDK; the protein is encoded by the coding sequence ATGAAAATATTAAAAGTGTCGGAACAGATTTCGATTAAGCGTTCGATTGAATCAGGGACCACTGAGCAGGTGGCTATCGTTAAGGGGATTATTCAAGAGATACGGACCCGAGGTGATGAGGCGCTAAGAGAATATACGGAGAAATTCGATCGAGTGAACCTTTCTTCTTTTTCCGTGACCGAGGGGGAAATCGAGACTGCGTATCAGAAGGTTGATGAAGGTTTTGTTTCCATTGTTCGGGAGGCAGCGGAAAACATTCGTTCCTTCCATGAGAAACAGCTTCGGCCATCATGGATGACGACAGAGGAGAATGGGACGATTCTTGGTCAAAAAATAACCGCCCTTGATTCGGTGGGGGTATATGTTCCAGGCGGAACTGCCGCCTATCCATCTTCGGTGCTGATGAACGTGATTCCAGCGAAGGTAGCAGGGGTCAAGCGGATTGTGATGGTTTCACCGCCAGATTCAGAGGGGAATTTGCCACCAGCTGTACTGGTTGCTGCGAAGGAAGCCGGCGTTGAAGAAATCTATAAAGTAGGCGGAGCTCAGGCGATTGCTGCTCTTGCCTATGGAACAGAGTCGATTACTTCTGTTGATAAAATCACGGGCCCTGGAAATATTTTTGTGGCATTGGCTAAACGCGAGGTTTTTGGCGATGTCGATATTGATATGATTGCCGGCCCAAGTGAAATTGCTATTTTAGCAGATGAAACGGCACGAGCAGATGAGATTGCGGCGGATCTTTTGTCTCAGGCAGAACACGATCCACGTGCCTGCAGTGTATTGGTTACACCATCTATGAGTTTAGCGGAAGAAGTAGCGGAGGAAGTGGAGAAACAGCTTGGAGTGCTGCCGCGAAAAGAAATTGCTGCCCATTCAATTGCGGATTATGGTGCGATTTATGTGACTACTGATTTGGATGAAGCTGTTGAGACGGTTAATCAGTTAGCGCCTGAGCATCTTGAGGTTATGACCGAGAACGCGATGGAGCTTCTTGGTAAAATTCGTCACGCAGGGGCGATTTTTATCGGTCGTTATAGCTCAGAGCCGGTCGGTGATTATTTCGCCGGACCCAACCATGTGCTGCCAACCAACGGTACTGCTCGTTTCTCAAGCCCACTGAATGTGGATGATTTTCAAAAGAAATCAAGTGTGATTGTCTATAGCAAAAAAGCGCTAACCGATAACGCGGCTAAGATTGCCGAGTTTGCCCGGATGGAAGGGCTTGAAGCGCACGCCCGGGCCGTGGAAATTAGATTGATAAATGATAAATAG
- the hisB gene encoding imidazoleglycerol-phosphate dehydratase HisB, which produces MERAASIERNTNETKIQLSLAVDGEGQSNLETGVPFLSHMLDLFTKHGQFNLTVNANGDTEVDDHHTTEDIGICLGQALREALGDKRGIKRYGNAFVPMDEALAQVVVDLSNRPHLEMQAEFPGQKVGTFDTELVHEFLWKLALEARMNLHVIVHYGKNTHHMIEAVFKALGRALDEATTIDPRIKGIPSTKGML; this is translated from the coding sequence ATGGAAAGAGCGGCAAGTATTGAACGGAACACGAACGAGACAAAAATCCAACTATCCTTAGCTGTAGATGGGGAAGGACAGTCTAATCTAGAGACAGGTGTACCATTCCTTAGTCATATGCTTGATTTGTTCACGAAACACGGACAATTTAACTTAACCGTAAATGCGAACGGCGATACAGAGGTGGATGATCACCACACAACAGAAGATATCGGCATTTGTTTAGGGCAAGCGTTACGAGAAGCCCTTGGAGACAAGCGCGGTATCAAACGTTACGGAAATGCTTTCGTTCCAATGGACGAAGCATTGGCTCAAGTAGTAGTCGACCTCAGCAATCGCCCGCACCTCGAAATGCAGGCGGAGTTCCCAGGACAAAAGGTTGGAACCTTTGATACAGAACTTGTCCATGAATTTCTCTGGAAACTAGCCCTAGAGGCGAGAATGAACCTCCACGTCATTGTTCATTATGGAAAAAACACGCACCACATGATTGAAGCCGTATTTAAAGCATTGGGCAGGGCACTCGACGAAGCAACCACCATCGACCCGCGCATCAAAGGCATCCCCTCCACAAAAGGGATGCTATAA